A window of the Cutaneotrichosporon cavernicola HIS019 DNA, chromosome: 6 genome harbors these coding sequences:
- the REB1 gene encoding uncharacterized protein (Myb-like DNA-binding domain), translated as MEAIDLLGDAPPASVPSQVKRKRKGDATSTPSSQPKLQRTKEPATLAAAIPETSVTSSQLIPSPAMDNASSQLVSAPAMDDADRSKGQSDEDKHKESKEERRKRKEEKRRRKEDKAKRREEEGGERKRKHKSDDNKKSKKHKSSEVPAETLMADISKVVEDFVAASPVKEKTKKDKGAEEAEEAEEAAMTVEGKEKAPADAADAASPSPSSKSSSSSDPMDASSSEPEDDPMDASSPAASPTRPPKVLPVLTVTRSPTPPIKSIHKVGETSKAAVAKATKAADGAKPKVQRKKKEAESVDEAEDEALREKLKDPEAAQEFLSSRWVDIPVLLRLEKKGIITWKRGKYTESEKAAVRGTLETFKRTHSVSDQEVVDIIFAKGRSSARSKYPGFWADVAGAVPGRPLRYVKEAVQRMYHPNAHKGPWTKEEDLELQRAYIDTPGQWVRIGDAVGRPYTDCRDRYRKQLEVSKERISGRWTKEEEEQLKAAVTKVAGDLGRDMFDGDLPWPVVAHLMDGNRSFHQCRVKWQESMVPMLTGEGYNAPSKDVLAAMREFGYEHEKDIVWRDVSNHAKSHSKGAQATWRRMLAFVGAVEGKSLKETLDLMEAKLDDIVAQESGPAPIRVKKAPKAKRNGEPGKGFPPASSEPGANDDTEQAAESVPTPVKKAQESAKRKEKRRERLAAARGESDWLGSATVGSQAEAWMDSVVAGGRDRSVSARSSVSASASASASAEVRSRKVSFEGDE; from the exons ATGGAGGCCATCGACTTACTCGGTGACGCACCACCAGCAAGCGTACCCAGCCAGGTTAAGCGgaagcgcaagggcgacgCGACCAGCACACCTTCGTCTCAGCCGAAGCTGCAGCGCACGAAGGAGCCTGCGACTCTCGCCGCAGCCATTCCCGAGACCTCGGTAACCTCTTCTCAGCTCATTCCCTCGCCGGCCATGGACAACGCCTCTTCACAGCTCGTTTCCGCGCCGGCCAtggacgacgccgaccgGAGTAAGGGCCagtcggacgaggacaagcacaaggagagcaaggaggagcgccggAAAcggaaggaggagaagcggcGAAGGAAAgaggacaaggccaagcggagggaggaggagggcggagagcgcaagcgcaagcacAAGAGTGACGACAACAAGAAGAGTAAGAAGCACAAGAGCTCGGAAGTGCCTGCGGAGACCTTGATGGCCGACATCTCCAAGGTGGTCGAGGACTTTGtggccgcgtcgccggtgaaggagaagacgaagaaggacaagggtgctgaggaggccgaggaggccgaggaggccgccaTGACGGtggaagggaaggagaaggcgcccgccgacgccgccgacgctgcCTCCCCCTCACCAAGCTCCAAATCTTCTTCATCCAGCGATCCCATGGACGCCTCGTCATCCGAACCAGAGGACGACCCTATGGATGCGTCGTCTCCGGCCgcctctcccactcgcccgCCCAAAGTCCTCCCAGTCCTTACGGTGACTCGTtcgccaacgccacctATCAAGTCAATACACAAGGTGGGCGAAACCTCCAAAGCTGCTGTGGCCAAGGCGACCAAGGCTGCGGACGgcgccaagcccaaggtccagcgcaagaagaaggaggccgagtcagtcgatgaggccgaggacgaggcgctaCGCGAAAAGCTCAAGGATCCCGAGGCCGCACAGGAGTTCCTTTCGTCGCGCTGGGTCGACAtccccgtcctcctccgtctggagaagaagggca TCATCACGTGGAAGCGCGGCAAGTACACCGAGTCGGAGAAGGCGGCTGTGCGTGGAACGCTTGAGACGTTTAAGCGGACGCACTCGGTGTCCGACCAGGAGGTCGTTGACATCATCTTTGCAAAGGgacgcagctcggcgcgcagcaAGTATCCTGGCTTCTGGGCAGACGTCGCGGGTGCAGTGCCAGGGCGGCCGCTGCGGTACGTCAAGGAGGCAGTGCAGAGGATGTACCACCCGAACGCGCACAAGGGGCCGTGGacgaaggaggaggacctgGAGCTCCAGCG cgCGTACATTGACACGCCAGGCCAGTGGGTCAGAATCGGAGACGCGGTCGGACGGCCCTACACCGACTGCCGCGATAGGTACAGgaagcagctcgaggtgTCCAAGGAGCGCATCAGCGGGCGCTGGacgaaggaggaggaggagcagctcaaggcggCGGTCACCAAGGTGGCTGGAGATTTGGGCCGTGACATGTTCGACGGCGACCTTCCGTGGCCCGTCGTTGCGCACCTCATGGACGGCAACCGCTCGTTCCACCAGTGTCGTGTGAAGTG GCAGGAGAGCATGGTGCCCATGCTTACAGGGGAGGGCTACAACGCGCCATCCAAGGACGTGCTCGCGGCTATGCGCGAGTTCGGATACGAGCACGAGAAAGACATTGTGTGGCGCGACGTCTCGAACCACGCGAAAAGTCACTCCAAGGGCGCACAGGCAACTTGGCGGCGGATGCTGGCATTCGTCGGCGCGGTTGAGGGCAAGTCGTTGAAGG AAACCCTCGACCTGATGGAGGCAaagctcgacgacattgtcgcTCAGGAGAGTGGGCCAGCACCTATACGGGTCAAGAAGGCTCCGAAGGCCAAGAGGAACGGCGAGCCCGGCAAGGGCTTCCCTCCAGCTTCGAGTGAGCCTGGTGCGAACGACGATACTGAACAGGCAGCCGAGTCGGTTCCCACGCCTGTGAAGAAGGCCCAAGAGTcggccaagcgcaaggagaagcgccgcgagcggTTAGCGGCCGCGCGAGGGGAGAGTGACTGGCTCGGATCTGCGACTGTGGGCtcgcaggccgaggcgtGGATGGACAGTGTGGTGGCGGGCGGCCGTGACCGCAGCGTGAGCGCGCGCAGCAGTGTGAGTGCGAGTGCAAGTGCAAGTGCGAGTGCCGAGGTGCGCAGCCGCAAGGTGAGCtttgagggcgacgagtaG
- a CDS encoding uncharacterized protein (Alcohol dehydrogenase GroES-like domain), with protein sequence MTATTSFYESAYDPQAVLDSNEFKVLGPDDPVLGDKTANIACAYNPAHEVNMVRKPRPVARDGEVVVHVRATGICGSDVHFWKHGHIGPTMVVTDECGAGHESAGEVIEVGPGVTDLRVGDRVAIEAGVPCSRADCDACRTGRYNACPRVVFFSTPPYHGTLTRFHAHPAAWLHRLPANMSYEEGALCEPLSVALAGMERAGVRLGDPVVICGAGPIGAISLLAAHAAGCYPLVITDLFSSRLEFARSLVPTVKTVQYPFGYCSANEIDLQFQYRYANQYPKAIRLVSGGLINLKPLVTHRFPLEKAVDAFQVAADPSQGAIKVQIVD encoded by the exons ATGACTGCCACCACGTCCTTCTACGAATCGGCATACGACCCACAGGCCGTGCTGGACTCGAACGAGTTCAAGGTCCTGGGCCCCGACGACCCGGTCCTGGGTGACAAGACGGCCAATATCGCGTGCGCGTATAATCCCGCGCATGAGGTAAATATGGTTCGCAAGCCGCGGCCCGTGGCGCGCGAcggggaggtggtggtACATGTGCGCGCGACGGGGATTTGCGG CTCGGACGTGCATTTCTGGAAACACGGGCATATCGGCCCCACGATGGTGGTTACGGACGAGTGTGGTGCCGGACACGAGAGCGCCGGCGAGGTGATCGAGGTTGGGCCGGGAGTGACCGACCTGCGTGTGGGTGACCGCGTCGCGATCGAGGCGGGCGTGCCCTGTTCTCGGGCCGATTGCGATGCCTGTCGTACCGGGCGGTACAATGCTT gtccccgcgtcgtcttcttctcgacccCGCCTTACCACGGCACATTGACGCGGTTCCATGCGCACCCCGCCGCGTGGCTGCACCGTCTCCCCGCCAACATGTCGTATGAAGAGGGTGCGCTGTGCGAACCCCTATCCGTCGCGCTGGCAGGTATGGAGAGGGCCGGCGTCCGTCTTGGCGATCCTGTTGTCATCTGCGGCGCTGGTCCCATCGGCGCCATCTCTCTCCTTGCAGCCCATGCGGCGGGATGTTACCCCCTCGTCATCACCGATCTGTTCTCGTCCCGTCTGGAGTTTGCGCGCTCCCTCGTGCCGACTGTCAAGACGGTCCAA TACCCGTTCGGATACTGCTCGGCCAACGAGATCGACCTCCAGTTCCAGTACCGCTATGCGAACCAGTATCCCAAGGCTATTCGCCTCGTGTCGGGCGGGCTTATCAACCTCAAGCCACTTGTGACGCACCGCTTCCCCCTTGAGAAGGCTGTCGATGCGTTCCAGGTGGCCGCCGACCCGTCGCAGGGCGCCATCAAGGTACAGATCGTGGACTAG
- a CDS encoding uncharacterized protein (Polysaccharide deacetylase), translating to MTSKPRILCAFGIDVDAVAGWLGSYGGEDSASDVSRGLFAGEVGILRLLRLFEKFQMKTTWFVPGHSLDTFPDEMAQVRDAGHEIGLHGYSHENPTSLSVEQQKVILDHTFDQITKFWGRPPMGSVAPWWEVSKEGGELLLDKGIIYDHSFMHRDSQAYYLRIGDDWKKIDYDKHPSTWMEPVQRGETTGMVEIPVNWDLDDLPPMMFMKSAGNTHGFVDVRSIETKWMDHFTYLYENERDTGFCLPLTVHPDVSGRPHVLKMLERFIAWVNTHDGVEWVTYAEIADDFRRRNPAPKGARMPKGFTPPT from the exons ATGACATCCAAGCCCCGTATTCTCTGCGC CTTCGGtatcgacgtcgacgccgtggCCGGCTGGCTCGGCTCGTACGGCGGCGAAGACAGCGCGTCCGACGTCTCGCGCGGCCTGTTCGCTGGCGAAGTCGGTATCCTGCGTTTACTGCGGCTCTTCGAAAAGTTCCAGATGAAGACAACGTGGTTCGTCCCCGGCCATAGTCTCGATACGTTCCCGGACGAAATGGCCCAGGTCCGCGATGCGGGGCATGAGAT CGGCCTGCATGGATACTCGCACGAGAACCcgacctcgctctcggTCGAGCAGCAGAAGGTTATTCTCGACCATACGTTCGACCAGATTACAAAGTTCTGGGGCAGGCCGCCGATGGGGTCGGTCGCGCCGTGGTGGGAGGTCAGTaaggagggcggcgagctgctcctcgacaagggcaTCATATATG ACCACTCGTTCATGCACCGCGACAGCCAGGCATACTACCTCCGCATCGGGGACGACTGGAAGAAGATCGACTACGACAAGCACCCCAGCACGTGGATGGAGCCCgtgcagcgcggcgagacGACGGGCATGGTGGAAATCCCCGTGAACTgggacctcgacgacctcccGCCCATGATGTTCATGAAGAGCGCAGGCAACACGCACGGATTCGTCGACGTGCGCTCAATCGAGACAAAGTGGATGGACCACTTTACTTACCTGTACGAGAATGAGCGCGACACCGGATTCTGCCTCCCCCTGACTGTGCACCCAGACGTGTCGGGACGTCCTC acgTCCTCAAGATGCTCGAGCGCTTCATTGCCTGGGTCAACACccacgacggcgtcgagtgGGTCACGTATGCCGAGATCGCCGACGActtccgccgccgcaaccCCGCTCCCAAGGGTGCTCGCATGCCCAAGGGCTTCACGCCGCCCACCTAG